Part of the Limihaloglobus sulfuriphilus genome is shown below.
AGAACAAGTTTAAGGTCTTTCACCTGAAGGTCAACCATAAAGGCAGGTTTCATGTCCCCTTCAATAATTTTCAAGCCGAGATTAGTCAGTGAGTGGCTGCCCGCGGCACCTCTGGAGACGGCATTGTAAGTTGTTTTCAGATCAAGGCCGGCTTTTTCAGCCAGCGCAAAGCCTTCTGATATACTCATTATAGTATGGATAACCATAACCTGGTTGACCAGTTTTGTCTTCTGGCCTGAACCGAGCGGCCCGCAATGGGTTATCTCTCTGCCCATCACCTCAAAGAGCGGCATAACAGCATCAATATCAGCCTTTTCGCCGCCTGCCATTATGGATAATTTCGCTTCTTCGGCACCTTTCTGGCCGCCGCTTATGGGGGCATCTATAAATTTAATCCCTTTTTCAGCAAGGACTTGACCCATCTCAACGGTTGCTTTGGGAGAAATTGTTGACATATCAATACATATCAGCCCCTGCCGGCCGGTTTCAATAACGCCGTTTTCTCCGAGCAGCACAGCGCGGACATCCGGCGTGTCGGTTACACAGGTAATCAAAACATCAGCGTTTTGGGCTGTCCGGGCGGGAGTATCACACCAATTCGCCCCTGCCGAGGCGGCCCTGTCAGCTTTAACTCGTGTTCTGGTATGAACATAAACTTCATATCCGGCATTGAGAAGATTGACCGCCATAGGCGAGCCCATGATTCCCATCCCTATAAATCCGACCTTCATGCGTTAATCTTTCTGTAATTGTTTGTGAAACTCATTAGCCAATATTTAGAAAGTTTAATGGGGTTTAATATCCGAGAAACTCTCGGGTGCAGACATGGCATCTCCACGCGAAAATAAATATAAGCCCTTTAAAACTTGGGATTAAACTAAAAAAGAGTGAAATCTTCAGTTTTCAGTTCCCGCGGCTCTCTCCGGACGGCTCAATCAGCCGACCAGGCCAAGGCGTTTTAATGATGCCTTTGCCCATCTGCGGCTGCGCAGCTGTGCTGTCCAGAGCAATAGAAATGCTATCAGCCAGAGAGCAACAAAACGCCCATAGTAAAGTACGCCGAAATAGATTCCGCCTTCCTGCTTGGCAGAATACCAATCTGCAAGCTCGGCGGGGGTATATATAGCCCCTGCGATGCTCAGCTGCGGAAAAAGAGTCTGCCAGGGCAGAAGAAAAACCAGAAACATCAGCGAAGAAATAAAAGCCGAGGCTATCCACGCCATGCCGCCGAGTCTGCCGACAAGTGAGACCTTAAGGGTAAACACAATTATCAAACAGTAGAGAACCGCTGAGACCAGAAGAATCGAGTTACAGAGGTTCAGAATAGCCTTGTACAGAGTCCAATCCGGCTCAAAGACATAACCCTTAACCTTTCCTACGGCTTTAGTTACAGCCTCCGGAACTACGTTCTCGCCGGAATTTGTATCCTGGGCTGGAGTCTCCTGGGTCTCTGTTTGAGCATCACCGGTCTCTGTACCGCCCTGCGCCTGTTTAAGCGATTCGGCATGAAGCGCCTCGATTGTATCGAGTACAACCTGATCTACCGGCTCTGTATCCGTCCCGGATGGCTGTGAAGTTTCCTGTTGCCCTGCCGCACTTTGGCTCATATCAAACTCAAGGATGCCGATCTGGTTTGACCAGAAAACACCCTGGGTTATCAGCAGACACAAAAAACACACAATAAAAAAGAAATTTTTAGCAGCTTTGAAAACAGCCACGGTTTCAAGGCAATCGGTAGTATCAACAATATTATTTTTACCGTTGTCCATAGTACTTTCCTTAAAAGTAGATAGTTACATACATTCAATTAGTATAAAAGTGTACACAAATAGCCAAATTTTTCAATAAATTTATCATCAAACGCGGAAAGTTTGTTATAATAGCTTTATCTGGATTAGAAAATTATCAATTTTATCAATCTAACATAAAAC
Proteins encoded:
- a CDS encoding NAD(P)-dependent oxidoreductase, which translates into the protein MKVGFIGMGIMGSPMAVNLLNAGYEVYVHTRTRVKADRAASAGANWCDTPARTAQNADVLITCVTDTPDVRAVLLGENGVIETGRQGLICIDMSTISPKATVEMGQVLAEKGIKFIDAPISGGQKGAEEAKLSIMAGGEKADIDAVMPLFEVMGREITHCGPLGSGQKTKLVNQVMVIHTIMSISEGFALAEKAGLDLKTTYNAVSRGAAGSHSLTNLGLKIIEGDMKPAFMVDLQVKDLKLVLEYADQLKQPLPGVGLVRQLMGSLQAQGRGRDGTQALVDVIRQLGT